From the genome of Cytobacillus firmus, one region includes:
- a CDS encoding hydroxymethylglutaryl-CoA lyase, whose amino-acid sequence MTLAFPDKVTIIEVGPRDGLQNEKSFVPTEVKKDFIKSLKNAGLTELELTSFVSPKWVPQMGDAAEITADCLGADTRDIVLAPNRKGIDRVYMTDCRAVAVFVGVSNTFNKKNINKTTQESMDELKPIIGELKEKGYFVRACISTAFYCPYEGAINPEDTVGLCRQFTEAGADELSVADTIGMAAPHESYGLFSRLKAEFPNILITAHFHDTRKMALTNIFAALQAGVDRFDTSAGGLGGCPFAPGAAGNAATEDVVYMLERMGIETNVNLDQLMEAVKIVQPHLSRPIESTYFRLNAQTVQ is encoded by the coding sequence ATGACGCTTGCATTTCCAGATAAAGTAACAATTATTGAAGTGGGCCCGCGGGATGGACTGCAAAATGAAAAGTCGTTTGTACCGACTGAGGTTAAGAAAGACTTTATTAAAAGTTTAAAAAATGCAGGATTAACAGAATTGGAGCTTACTTCTTTTGTGTCTCCTAAATGGGTCCCGCAGATGGGGGATGCAGCTGAAATTACGGCCGATTGCCTTGGTGCGGATACAAGGGATATCGTGCTTGCCCCAAACCGCAAAGGCATTGACAGAGTATATATGACTGATTGCCGGGCTGTTGCCGTTTTCGTTGGTGTAAGCAATACATTTAACAAGAAAAACATCAATAAAACCACTCAGGAAAGCATGGATGAACTAAAACCGATTATCGGAGAACTGAAGGAGAAAGGCTACTTTGTCCGCGCATGCATCTCTACAGCATTTTATTGTCCGTATGAAGGAGCCATCAATCCTGAAGATACAGTTGGGCTATGCCGTCAATTTACAGAGGCAGGAGCTGATGAATTAAGCGTGGCAGATACGATTGGGATGGCTGCTCCCCATGAATCATATGGGCTATTTTCCCGATTGAAAGCAGAGTTTCCAAATATCCTTATCACTGCACACTTCCACGACACAAGAAAAATGGCCCTCACAAATATTTTTGCAGCCCTGCAGGCAGGTGTCGACCGGTTTGACACATCCGCCGGCGGACTTGGCGGATGCCCATTTGCCCCTGGCGCTGCAGGCAATGCTGCAACAGAAGATGTTGTTTATATGCTTGAGCGCATGGGAATTGAAACCAATGTTAATCTGGACCAATTAATGGAAGCTGTAAAAATTGTTCAGCCACATCTTTCCAGACCGATTGAAAGCACGTATTTCAGGCTAAATGCTCAAACTGTTCAATAG
- a CDS encoding alpha/beta hydrolase, whose translation MRRFLRYLFSIVLFLSSLGVYFTNRLMFMKKKEDDFILEREKESGRLDLFKYESLPKREVLIPSPFGYNLKAVAAEPHKNSRYIIISHGVTENKMNSIKYMNLFLERGFNAVIYDHRRHGESGGKTTSYGHYEKFDLKAIVDWLKAEKGPDIQIGIHGESMGAATMLLYAGMLEDGADFYIADCPFSDFKEQLAYRLKTEMKLPAKLFLPVADLFLRMREKYSIADVSPISVIENIKKPILFIHSEKDDFILPTMSEALYEKKQGPKKLYLAANGIHAQSFNENREDYEKVIDEFLEQYVSSKDTLSQ comes from the coding sequence TTGAGAAGGTTTTTGCGTTATTTATTTTCCATCGTTCTCTTTCTTTCATCACTCGGCGTCTATTTTACAAATAGGCTTATGTTTATGAAAAAGAAGGAAGATGACTTTATTTTAGAAAGGGAGAAGGAGTCCGGCAGGCTTGATCTGTTCAAGTATGAAAGCCTCCCGAAAAGAGAAGTGCTTATTCCTTCCCCATTTGGCTATAACTTAAAAGCCGTGGCTGCCGAACCCCATAAAAACAGCCGCTATATCATTATTTCTCACGGGGTTACGGAAAACAAAATGAACTCGATTAAATATATGAACCTCTTTCTGGAGCGGGGGTTTAACGCAGTAATCTATGATCATCGCCGCCACGGAGAATCCGGGGGGAAGACGACAAGCTACGGGCATTATGAAAAGTTTGACTTAAAAGCAATTGTTGATTGGCTTAAAGCGGAAAAAGGGCCTGATATCCAGATCGGCATTCATGGTGAAAGCATGGGGGCAGCCACCATGCTCCTTTATGCGGGAATGCTTGAAGACGGTGCCGATTTTTACATTGCCGATTGCCCTTTTTCTGATTTTAAGGAGCAGCTGGCTTATCGTTTAAAAACCGAGATGAAGCTGCCCGCGAAACTCTTTTTGCCTGTTGCCGATCTATTTCTGCGGATGCGGGAGAAATATTCCATTGCTGATGTGTCGCCTATATCAGTTATAGAAAACATAAAGAAGCCCATCCTGTTTATCCACAGTGAAAAAGATGATTTTATTTTGCCGACCATGTCCGAAGCTTTGTATGAAAAGAAACAAGGCCCTAAAAAACTTTACCTTGCTGCCAATGGGATCCATGCCCAATCCTTTAACGAAAACAGAGAGGATTATGAAAAAGTCATTGACGAGTTTTTGGAGCAGTATGTCAGCAGCAAAGATACTTTATCACAATAG
- a CDS encoding iron-sulfur cluster biosynthesis family protein produces MEITLTELAAEKLSGRIAGKDGFIKLKYDIDGCGCVVSGVAALWLVEELDEDDREIKTNTGSVYVEKSKEVFLDEKLTIDFSEKANCYQLKSPNQYLNPRMSFIDKTK; encoded by the coding sequence ATGGAAATAACATTAACTGAATTGGCGGCAGAAAAATTATCGGGACGGATTGCCGGCAAAGATGGATTCATAAAACTAAAGTATGATATAGACGGCTGCGGCTGTGTGGTAAGCGGAGTGGCGGCACTCTGGCTTGTTGAAGAGCTGGATGAAGATGACAGGGAAATCAAAACAAACACCGGCAGCGTATATGTGGAAAAATCCAAGGAAGTATTTTTGGATGAAAAATTAACGATAGACTTTTCAGAGAAGGCAAATTGCTATCAGTTAAAAAGCCCGAATCAGTATTTAAACCCAAGAATGAGCTTTATTGATAAAACAAAATAA
- a CDS encoding CDGSH iron-sulfur domain-containing protein: MSKAQIKVMDNGSLRVTGDVELIDMDGNKFETGKTFSLCRCGRSLKIPFCDGTHKGTFQSCVRAEKASDDKQQ, encoded by the coding sequence ATGTCCAAGGCGCAGATTAAAGTAATGGATAATGGATCGCTGCGTGTAACAGGTGATGTAGAGTTAATTGATATGGATGGCAATAAATTCGAAACAGGGAAAACCTTTTCCCTTTGCCGCTGCGGAAGATCTTTGAAAATCCCATTTTGTGATGGCACTCATAAAGGAACTTTCCAATCCTGTGTCCGCGCGGAGAAAGCTTCCGATGACAAGCAGCAATAA
- a CDS encoding YolD-like family protein — protein MIRDRGRIKWTSMMLPEHVKLLRDWAKEDTYEQKRELDEQKLEYMNEILSEAMEFQKNVTLTHYRGRNYELVIGSIHYWDDLGQKLHVVDRFGEIHRISINDIADARFTEE, from the coding sequence ATGATTCGCGATCGGGGCAGAATTAAATGGACTTCCATGATGCTGCCGGAACATGTAAAGCTCTTAAGAGACTGGGCAAAGGAAGACACATACGAGCAAAAGCGGGAATTGGATGAGCAGAAGCTTGAATATATGAATGAAATTCTTTCGGAAGCAATGGAATTTCAAAAAAACGTTACACTTACACATTACAGGGGCAGAAATTATGAACTGGTTATCGGGAGCATTCATTATTGGGATGACCTTGGCCAAAAGCTTCATGTTGTTGACCGGTTTGGGGAAATTCACCGTATTTCCATTAACGATATAGCGGATGCGCGGTTCACGGAAGAATAG
- a CDS encoding DinB/UmuC family translesion DNA polymerase, whose product MVDYSSMPNNQILCVDMKSFYASCSAVMLGLDPLDCYLVIAGNVERKGSVVLAASPRMKKEFGIKTGSRLFEVPQDPRIRVEEPKMATYLRISTEITRVFNRYVPKEAIHTYSVDESFIKVDGALHLWGDAQTIAWKIKDDIEREFQLPCAIGIGPNLLMSKLCLDLEAKKKGVAQWTYGDVKTKLWNISPLREMWGIGRRVEKTLNGMGIFTVGQLARYDLAKLEKKFGIMGNQLYHHAWGIDLSEIGAPIMAGQISFGKSQILLRDYKEEKEIKHVVLEMCEEVARRARSHRKAGRTISFGLGYSQDEFGGGFYRSRTVDQPTNITMDLYRVCLELFDENYEGKTVRQISISLGNITDDCEMQLSLFDLDGWKKRELGYTVDRIRSKFGGGALLRAVSYTGAGTAKHRATLVGGHKM is encoded by the coding sequence ATGGTTGATTACAGCTCAATGCCGAACAATCAAATTTTGTGTGTTGATATGAAGAGCTTTTATGCAAGCTGTTCTGCTGTCATGCTTGGTCTGGATCCTCTTGACTGCTATCTTGTAATTGCCGGGAATGTGGAACGGAAGGGGAGCGTTGTTCTGGCGGCCTCTCCACGAATGAAAAAAGAGTTTGGAATAAAGACAGGGTCCCGTCTTTTTGAGGTCCCCCAAGATCCGCGCATTCGAGTTGAGGAGCCGAAAATGGCAACTTATTTAAGAATCTCCACTGAAATCACCAGAGTGTTTAACCGATATGTCCCCAAGGAAGCCATCCATACGTACAGTGTCGATGAAAGCTTTATAAAAGTAGACGGCGCATTGCATCTCTGGGGTGATGCCCAGACGATTGCCTGGAAAATAAAAGATGATATTGAACGGGAATTTCAGCTTCCCTGTGCCATAGGAATAGGGCCTAATTTGCTAATGTCAAAGCTCTGCCTGGACCTTGAGGCGAAAAAAAAGGGAGTTGCACAATGGACGTATGGAGATGTAAAAACAAAGCTGTGGAATATATCCCCGTTACGGGAAATGTGGGGCATCGGCCGCCGTGTTGAAAAGACATTGAATGGAATGGGGATTTTTACAGTCGGCCAGCTTGCCCGCTATGATCTGGCTAAGCTCGAGAAGAAGTTTGGGATTATGGGCAATCAGCTCTATCACCATGCATGGGGTATTGATTTGTCGGAAATAGGCGCGCCGATTATGGCAGGGCAGATCAGCTTCGGCAAAAGTCAGATTTTACTGAGGGATTACAAAGAGGAAAAGGAAATTAAGCATGTGGTCCTTGAGATGTGTGAAGAAGTGGCAAGAAGGGCCCGCAGCCACCGCAAAGCCGGCAGAACCATCAGCTTTGGGCTTGGCTACAGCCAGGATGAATTCGGAGGGGGGTTTTACCGCTCCAGGACAGTTGATCAGCCAACCAATATTACGATGGATCTTTATCGGGTCTGCCTCGAGCTTTTTGACGAGAATTATGAGGGGAAAACAGTACGGCAGATTTCCATTTCCCTCGGCAATATTACGGATGACTGCGAAATGCAGCTGAGTCTGTTCGACTTGGATGGCTGGAAAAAAAGGGAGCTCGGCTATACTGTCGACCGGATCCGCTCCAAGTTTGGAGGAGGAGCTCTTCTGAGAGCCGTCTCTTATACAGGCGCAGGAACCGCCAAACACCGTGCGACATTGGTTGGCGGCCATAAAATGTAA